The following coding sequences are from one Anguilla anguilla isolate fAngAng1 chromosome 12, fAngAng1.pri, whole genome shotgun sequence window:
- the klc3 gene encoding kinesin light chain 3, whose amino-acid sequence MLSGEEILSSTRQVIAGLEALRGENHTLLDSLQEALQSQPSVESGSVEQEKTGIIQESLERIELGLGEAQVMMALSAHLGSLEAEKQKLRTQVRRLCQENQWLRDELAATQLRLQEREQELVTLEEQNRHLQFMNSIRKYDQEEPPLDDKETATAKESLDDLFPADEEEPSQISHQHSSAAAAAQQGGYEIPARLRTLHNLVIQYASQGRYEVAVPLCKQALEDLEKSSGHTHPDVATMLNILALVYRDQNKYKEAANLLNDALAIREKTLGVDHPAVAATLNNLAVLYGKRGKYKEAEPLCKRALEIREKVLGTDHPDVAKQLNNLALLCQNQGKYQEVEQYYERALHIYQSRLGPDDANVAKTKNNLASCYLKQGKYRQAEALYKEILTRAHEKEFGSVEGDGRPIWIHTEEGSSRQDGFGGLKRSGSFTKLRESIRRSSEKLVRKLKGVGAQDGTPRTAGMKRANSLNVLNVGVRESQDAAQKANTLTETRGLSSSTQSLARRGSLSGTS is encoded by the exons ATGTTGTCGGGGGAGGAGATCCTGTCCAGCACGCGGCAGGTGATCGCGGGCCTGGAGGCGCTACGGGGCGAGAACCACACCCTCCTGGAcagcctgcaggaggcgctgcagAGCCAGCCGTCTGTGGAGAGCGGCAGCGTGGAGCAGGAGAAGACCGGCATTATCCAGGAGTCCCTGGAGAGGATCGAGCTGGGTCTCGGAGAGGCACAG GTGATGATGGCCCTGTCGGCCCACCTGGGCTCGCTGGAGGCGGAGAAGCAGAAGCTGCGGACGCAGGTGCGGCGGCTCTGCCAGGAGAACCAGTGGCTGCGGGACGAGCTGGCAGCAACGCAGCTGCGGCTGCAGGAGCGCGAGCAGGAGCTGGTCACCCTGGAGGAGCAGAACCGCCACCTGCAGTTCATGAACAGCATCCGCAAATACGACCAGGAGGAGCCGCCGCTG GATGACAAAGAAACTGCCACTGCCAAGGAGTCCCTGGATGACCTCTTTCCCGCTGATGAGGAGGAGCCGTCGCAGA TCTCTCATCAGCACAGCAGTGCAGCGGCGGCTGCCCAGCAGGGGGGCTACGAGATCCCGGCCCGCCTGCGAACCCTCCACAACCTGGTGATCCAGTACGCCTCCCAGGGCAGGTACGAGGTGGCCGTGCCCCTCTGCAAGCAGGccctggaggacctggagaagTCCTCAGGTCACACCCACCCTGACGTAGCCACCATGCTCAACATCCTGGCTCTTGTGTACAG AGACCAGAACAAGTATAAAGAGGCGGCCAACCTGCTGAACGATGCCCTCGCCATCCGAGAGAAGACCCTGGGTGTGGATCACCCCGCG gTGGCAGCCACTCTGAATAACCTCGCGGTGCTGTATGGCAAGAGGGGGAAGTACAAGGAGGCTGAGCCTCTGTGCAAGAGGGCCCTGGAGATCAGAGAGAAG GTGCTGGGCACTGATCACCCGGATGTGGCCAAGCAGCTGAACAACCTGGCCCTGCTGTGCCAGAACCAGGGCAAGTACCAGGAGGTGGAGCAGTACTACGAGCGCGCCCTGCACATCTACCAGAGCCGGCTGGGCCCAGACGACGCCAACGTGGCCAAGACCAAGAACAACCTG gccTCATGTTACCTTAAACAGGGGAAGTACAGACAGGCTGAAGCCCTGTACAAGGAGATCCTCACGCGAGCCCATGAGAAGGAGTTTGGATCTGTGgaag gGGATGGGCGTCCGATCTGGATCCACACAGAGGAAGGCAGCTCCCGGCAG gaTGGGTTCGGTGGTCTGAAGCGCAGTGGCTCCTTCACTAAGCTCAGGGAGTCCATCAGGCGGAGCAGTGAGAAGCTGGTGAGGAagctgaagggggtgggggcgcaggATGGCACCCCCCGGACCGCAGG GATGAAGAGAGCCAATTCCCTTAATGTGCTGAATGTCggggtgagagagagccaggaTGCAGCTCAG AAGGCTAACACTCTCACAGAAACCCGAGGCCTCAGTTCCAGCACCCAAAGTTTGGCCCGTCGGGGGTCCCTCAGTGGAACTAGCTAA
- the ercc2 gene encoding general transcription and DNA repair factor IIH helicase subunit XPD: MKLNIEGLLVYFPYDYIYPEQYSYMLELKRTLDAKGHGVLEMPSGTGKTISLLSLIVAYHRAYPLEVTKLIYCSRTVPEIEKVVEELRKLMEFYAKETGEESNFLALALSSRKNLCIHPEVSSLRLGKEVDGKCHGLTASYIRAQHHSNPAVPVCRYYEEFDSVGRQVPIPPGVYNLDDLKAFGRRKGCCPYYLARHSLLHANVIVYSYHYLLDPKIADLVSKELAKKSVVVFDEAHNIDNVCIDSMSVNITRRTLDRSQANMETLQNTIQNIKETDAAKLKEEYRRLVEGLKEANVARETDVYLSNPVLPDEILQEAVPGSIRTAEHFVGFMKRFLEYLKSRLRIQHVVQESAPQFLKDIFEKVCIDRKPLRFCAERLRSLLRTLEIAEIADFSAITLISNFATLVSTYSKGFTIIIEPFEDKTPTIANPVLHFSCMDPSIAIKPVFERFQSVVITSGTLSPLDIYPRILDFRPVTMASFTMTLARTCLCPLIVGRGNDQVAISSKFETREDFAVIRNYGNLLLELSAIVPDGIVAFFTSYIYMENIVASWYEQGILENVQRNKLIFIETPDAAETSMALEKYQEACENGRGAILLSVARGKVSEGIDFVHHYGRAVIMFGVPYVYTQSRILKARLEYLRDQFQIRENDFLTFDAMRHAAQCVGRVIRGKTDYGLMIFADKRYARADKRGKLPRWIQEHISDGSLNLTIDEVVQLSKHFLRQMAQPFRREDQLGLSLLTLNQLQSEEMLQKIAQMAHQV; encoded by the exons ATGAA GTTGAATATTGAAGGGCTGCTGGTCTACTTCCCTTATGACTACATCTATCCGGAGCAGTACTCCTACATGTTGGAGCTGAAGAGAACTCTGGATGCGAAG GGACATGGGGTCTTGGAAATGCCATCAGGAACAGGGAAAACCATATCACTTCTTTCTCTGATTGTTGCCTACCATCGG GCTTATCCACTAGAGGTGACCAAGCTGATCTACTGCTCTCGAACTGTACCTGAGATAGAGAAG GTTGTGGAGGAGCTGAGGAAGCTGATGGAGTTCTACGCAAAGGAGACTGGAGAGGAGAGCAACTTCCTGGCCCTGGCCCTCTCCTCTCGTAAGAACCTCTGTATACATCCTGAG GTGAGCTCCCTGCGCTTGGGGAAGGAGGTAGACGGGAAGTGCCATGGCCTGACTGCGTCATACATCCGCGCCCAGCACCATAGCAACCCCGCCGTGCCTGTCTGCCGCTACTATGAG GAGTTTGACTCTGTTGGGAGGCAGGTCCCTATCCCCCCCGGGGTCTACAACCTGGACGACCTGAAAGCTTTCGGCCGGAGGAAAGGCTGCTGTCCGTACTACCTGGCACGGCATTCG CTACTCCATGCAAACGTCATAGTCTACAGTTACCATTATCTTCTGGACCCGAAGATTGCAGACTTGGTCTCCAAAGAGTTGGCCAAAAAATCTGTGGTGGTTTTTGATGAGGCGCACAACATTG ACAATGTGTGCATCGACTCCATGAGCGTCAACATCACCAGGAGGACCTTGGACCGCAGCCAGGCCAATATGGAGACCCTGCAGAACACCATTCAAAA CATAAAGGAGACCGATGCTGCTAAACTGAAAGAGGAATACAGGCGATTGGTGGAGGGGCTGAAGGAAGCCAACGTCGCCCGGGAAACCGACGTCTACCTGTCCAATCCTGTCTTACCTGATGAAATCCTGCAAG aggcCGTCCCCGGCAGTATCCGCACGGCGGAGCACTTTGTGGGCTTTATGAAGCGCTTCCTGGAGTACCTGAAGTCGCGGCTGCGGATCCAGCACGTGGTGCAGGAGAGCGCCCCCCAGTTTCTCAAGGACATCTTTGAGAAGGTGTGCATCGACCGCAAGCCCCTCCG GTTTTGTGCCGAGAGGCTGCGCTCACTACTGCGGACCCTTGAGATTGCTGAGATCGCAGATTTCTCTGCCATCACTCTCATCTCTAACTTTGCCACTTTGGTTAGCACGTACAGCAAAG GCTTCACCATCATCATAGAGCCCTTTGAGGACAAGACTCCAACCATCGCTAACCCTGTGCTGCACTTCAG CTGTATGGACCCTTCCATTGCCATCAAGCCTGTGTTTGAACGCTTCCAGTCAGTTGTCATCACCTCAGGG ACCCTTTCGCCTCTGGACATCTATCCCCGGATCCTCGACTTCCGACCAGTTACCATGGCGTCCTTCACCATGACACTAGCGCGCACCTGCTTGTGTCCCCTC ATTGTGGGCCGAGGGAATGACCAGGTGGCGATAAGCTCCAAGTTTGAGACACGGGAGGATTTCG CTGTCATACGTAACTATGGTAACCTCCTTCTGGAGCTGTCAGCCATCGTGCCCGATGGCATTGTGGCGTTCTTCACCAGCTATATCTACATGGAGAATATAGTGGCCTCCTGGTATGAACAG GGGATCCTGGAGAACGTTCAGAGGAACAAACTTATCTTCATCGAGACACCGGACGCAGCAGAGACCAGCATGGCCCTGGAGAAGTACCAGGAG GCGTGTGAGAATGGCCGTGGGGCTATCCTTCTCTCGGTGGCCAGGGGGAAAGTGTCAGAAGGGATTGACTTTG tgcatcaCTATGGACGTGCTGTGATCATGTTTGGAGTGCCCTATGTCTACACACAGAGCCGTATCCTCAAG GCCCGCCTGGAGTACCTGCGGGACCAGTTCCAGATTCGGGAGAATGACTTCCTGACGTTCGACGCCATGCGGCACGCGGCTCAGTGCGTGGGGCGGGTCATTCGAGGAAAGACCGACTACGGCCTGATGATCTTTGCCGATAAG cGATACGCTCGCGCAGATAAGAGGGGGAAGCTGCCGCGCTGGATCCAGGAACACATCAGCGACGGGAGCTTGAACCTGACCATCGACGAGGTCGTGCAGCTGTCCAAGCACTTCCTCAGGCAGATGGCCCAGCCCTTCAGGAGG GAGGACCAGCTGGGGCTCTCTCTGCTCACACTGAACCAGCTGCAGTCGGAGGAAATGCTGCAGAAGATTGCGCAGATGGCCCACCAGGTCTGA
- the zgc:154093 gene encoding cdc42 effector protein 2, producing the protein MPAKTPMYLKPSTPKRGKKLKLRDVLSSDMISPPLGDMRHSAHVGPEGEGDMFGDVGFLQGKLDMLPALNQTHSRTHSMERRLDDAFPLEPKYHHSASLLKNTVSMPVFVAPEQAPPKPPRLHLDETPPPPRQQQQPQSQQQQQLRSMSVCDAGVQRGEVRYGEPCRDFAYAASVSAFPHLVPSSGSFSEASSDDSVLDGCPPLDPRRGLSLDSDAGLSSEDLRSERSESPAVSRSESFMGLDLDLGPSILEDVLRIMDRYKSAQEGCQL; encoded by the coding sequence ATGCCAGCCAAGACGCCCATGTACCTGAAGCCCTCCACCCCGAAGCGGGGCAAAAAACTGAAGCTGCGGGATGTCCTGTCGAGCGACATGATCAGCCCGCCGCTGGGCGACATGCGCCACAGCGCCCACGTGGggccggagggggagggggacatgTTCGGGGACGTGGGCTTCCTCCAGGGCAAGCTGGACATGCTGCCCGCCCTGAACCAGACGCACTCCCGGACGCACAGCATGGAGCGCAGGCTGGATGACGCCTTTCCCCTGGAGCCCAAGTACCACCACTCCGCCTCCCTGCTCAAGAACACCGTCTCCATGCCCGTGTTCGTGGCCCCCGAGCAGGCCCCGCCCAAGCCACCCCGCCTCCACCTGGacgagactccgccccctccccggcagcagcagcagccgcagtcgcagcagcagcagcagctgcgcTCCATGTCCGTCTGCGATGCGGGTGTGCAGAGGGGCGAGGTCCGCTACGGCGAGCCCTGCCGCGATTTCGCCTACGCCGCCTCAGTCTCGGCCTTCCCCCACCTGGTGCCCTCCTCCGGCTCCTTCTCGGAAGCCTCCTCGGACGACTCGGTGCTGGACGGCTGCCCGCCCCTGGACCCGCGGCGGGGGCTGAGCCTGGACTCGGACGCGGGGCTGAGCAGCGAGGACCTGCGCAGCGAGCGCAGCGAGTCGCCCGCCGTGTCCCGCTCAGAGTCCTTCATGGGCCTGGACCTGGACCTGGGCCCGTCCATCCTGGAGGATGTGCTCCGGATCATGGACCGCTACAAGAGCGCGCAGGAGGGCTGCCAGCTGTga